TCCCACCGATGAGTATTTTCGCTCCCTTTGAAACTGCATCATTTATTTGATCTTTTACTATCTCTAACTGTTCAGAAGATGTCATAGATCCAATATCACAATTAAAATCTTTGCTATATCCCTGTCGTAACGAGCGCACCTTCCCCACAACACGATCAATGAATTCATCTGCTATTTGCTCTTGGACATATATTCGTTCTGTTGACATACATACCTGCCCTGAATTCAAAAGAGAATCCCATACACCAGCGTTGACTGCACGCTCTATATTCGCATCCTTGAGTACTATCATCGGGTCCTTACCTCCCAACTCAAGCAGGATAGGAATCAACCTTTTACCGGCTCTCTCAGCAATCTTCTTGCCTATCTCAGTACTTCCTGTAAAGGCGATCATGTCTACAGAGTCTATAAGTTCACCAGCCGTTTGTCCCGTGGCAGGGATCACCTGTAAAACATCCTTGGGAAAACCTGAGTCCATAAAGATTCTCCACATTGCAAGTACAGTTAGAGGCGTTGCGGATGATGGTTTGATGACAACAGTGTTGCCAGCCATAAGCGCTGGAATTACATCTGCAAATGAGAGAGTGAGAGGAAAATTCCAGGGTGCAATTATACCAACCACACCGACTAGATGATAAAAAAAAGGTGTAATCTAACTCATCATCCAATGTCCCAGTGATTAAATCATTTGTCATAATCTCTTTTACAGT
Above is a genomic segment from Spirochaetota bacterium containing:
- a CDS encoding aldehyde dehydrogenase family protein; this encodes MVGIIAPWNFPLTLSFADVIPALMAGNTVVIKPSSATPLTVLAMWRIFMDSGFPKDVLQVIPATGQTAGELIDSVDMIAFTGSTEIGKKIAERAGKRLIPILLELGGKDPMIVLKDANIERAVNAGVWDSLLNSGQVCMSTERIYVQEQIADEFIDRVVGKVRSLRQGYSKDFNCDIGSMTSSEQLEIVKDQINDAVSKGAKILIGGKRTSKPGKGYFFEPTVVVDVNHNMKLMTEETFGPIIAIQRVRDEEEAINLANDSCYGLGSSIWTKDKRKGRKLARGIQSGFVCINDVLSSYMVMELPFGGLKESGLSMRHGPEGIRNFCNTQSVVIDRLGLNKDFGWYPYSPSINGKISRVLRLLYCRGLKKIATVKRYS